The Candidatus Methylomirabilota bacterium genome has a window encoding:
- a CDS encoding DCC1-like thiol-disulfide oxidoreductase family protein, with product MSAARRSMVFYDGGCGLCHRTVRFAIARDRDGSRFRFAALGSEAFRRLVPEAVRAGLPDSIVVLTADGTLLARSAAVIHILERIGWPWRLLGGLLALVPKGIRDLGYDGIARVRYRLFRRPTDTCPVTPPELRARFED from the coding sequence GTGAGCGCGGCCCGCCGCTCCATGGTCTTCTACGACGGCGGGTGCGGGCTCTGCCACCGCACCGTCCGCTTCGCGATCGCGCGCGACCGGGACGGCTCCCGCTTCCGCTTCGCCGCGCTCGGCAGCGAGGCCTTCCGCCGCCTCGTGCCCGAGGCTGTGCGGGCGGGGCTGCCGGACAGCATCGTGGTCCTCACCGCCGACGGCACGCTCCTCGCGCGGAGCGCGGCCGTGATCCACATCCTGGAGCGAATCGGCTGGCCGTGGCGGCTACTGGGAGGACTCCTCGCGCTGGTGCCGAAGGGGATCCGGGACCTCGGTTACGACGGGATCGCGCGCGTGCGCTACCGGCTCTTCAGAAGACCAACAGATACCTGCCCCGTCACCCCACCCGAGCTGCGGGCGCGATTTGAGGACTGA